The Humulus lupulus chromosome 7, drHumLupu1.1, whole genome shotgun sequence region ACTATAACCAAAAAATATTTATAAGATCAGATCAAATCGATCCACAAAAAGAAATAAGTCACCAAACAATAGAGATAAAATAcagaaaataaaaagtaatattgCCAATTAATTAATGCTACCAATAataatcttaataataatttaatcAAAATAGGGAACATTGTCGCTCGAAATGGAGCTATAACCTGTCGTATTAGTAGACGTATATAGAGAAGAAGTTGAAGAAGAAGTAGTAGAAGACGCCGAAACAACAATAGAAGGCGGAGGAGGTGGCGGCGACGGTGGTGGCAGCCGGTGAGGAGGACCGGGCGACAGAGTAGAGTGAGAAATAGCTAATTGGGACGGTAATGAAGCAATGGACACCACACCTTGATGAATATTATTATGATTATGGTGATGATGTGGTGACATTAAATTGGCTAGCGCAGCTTGATGAGTAGTAGTAGTGCTAGTACTAGTATTAGTAGAAGAAACTATGTGATGATTATGACTATTAGTAGTGGCCTCTCTAAATTTGTATCTCAATATCTCAGTCCTTACTGCATTAAGCTCAGCTTGTAAAGTTTGGATTTGCTGTTGCAATGCTGAGATTAGCCCCATGCAACCGTAGACTGGATCTCTCAGCCTCAGGTTTGCTTCATAAACCAAACTATTAGCCGCATCGGCTCTCTGGCTTTCTGGCAATtcctatatatacatatataatcatCCATATCACTTGACCATataaattaatgaaaataaattatgaaaattatctGGAGttgattatgatatatatatatatatatattagaataatAAGTACCATAAGCATCTTGGACACGTTACTTGCACCAAAAACTTTGTGAACAGCGGCGAATTTTTGAGGCTCTTGAGGTGAAAAGTAGGGAGAAAAAGGGCATTCTTCGGCGCATCTTCTTCTCAAAAGCTTACATGCAGCACAAGGTGTAATGGTGTTCAAAGTCCCTGGTGGACCAAATGATTGCACTCTTCTTCCCAtttgataatgatgatgatgatgatgatcagaATTATTGTTGTTATCAATAATATTTGGTACTACTGCATCAGTAGTACTTCTAATCCTCTTTCCTATTTCATCCAATCCCTCCCTTAAAATATATGACGAAGAGCAAAAAAATCAGAAAGAATATATATTATGATTGTTAATTAGAGAGCTAGCTAGCACATCAAGTTTTATAGAAGAAACCACAAAACAAAGGATGCAAAGTTAATTGATTTAGTATaattttaaatgagaaaaataaaatatagtaCGTAGTTACCTGGACATCCAAGCATATGTATTTATACTAGAAGTAGTTGTCTTGTAATTAGAATGAGGAGCAAATGGAGAGAGAGGGAGATCTAGGGTTGTCTGGAACTgggaagagagaaaaagaaaggcaGAGAATAGAGAAAGGAGTGCTTAAAAGGATTGAGCTTGCTATAGCCAAAAAGTTAGGTCAACGAGTCCTTTATTACAAAagaaacaaacaaaacaaaataggTATAAGAAAAAGGGTTCAAGAATCAGATTTGTTTCTGGCTATGATCGATGATCAAGTCGGTGATATAACGTATACTTATAAACTAATATAGTATTGTATGTCATTggatttcattaattaatttggACATACACCGGAATGGTACGTGTGCACTACGTGGTCTATACGCAGAGGTGATCGAGTTACATGTATTACaagcaacaaattaattatataaatgaataattaatcataattctgccctaataaataattattattgtatgtATGTCTTACTAAAATAATTGGTTCAATTAGTTCCCAACTTAGTATGGATttgatatacttatatatatttgtatatatcaAAAGGTCATTCATACAAGAGCTAAAAATTAAGCTATTCTTAGTCAAGTTTTAGAATATGGGTTAATTGACTTAATTCACTATTATTTCTGGAGCCGGCCGGGAACGGGAtctattataaattatatatttatatatatatatatttatatgtatcaaGTTGGAGCTctatattttatatgttttagAAGAATAATTCAGGTTTGAAAAACAAGTGCATGTGCAATAAAAAGGGAATTTAAAATGTAACATCTttcaatatatatgcatgttaacGCATTAAGGATAGATGAATATTCTAAGATTTTCTTTTTAAAAacgtattaattaattaattaattaatgaaaaaaattagcttgaaaaatgtatattttgtttaataagGAGCTAACCACTAAactaaatgtaatttttttagtttaaattataattttagttatttttatatatttttcaaccatactttacacataattatattaaagatattcattaattattagaatttgaatacgtACTATTAAATACTCAAATTTTTAACTTacaaatcataaaacatataaataaagtactaattatagaattttttttttttaaaaaaataggattatttaattcacatataattgaaaataaaaatttattagtaTCGTCAATGTTAAAATCCGCAGTAACATTATTCCTAATAGTCCTTCAATCTTTTTCTCTgtgctttttattttagattgaaaaaaaatCGGAGAGAAACTTTATATTTGTAGTAGTATGCTTTTTGTTgtgtgccttcgggcttgtcatGTAGGCCAATGTCATGTCGTACCATGTCGTGCTAATTTCAACATCGTGTCGTGCCTGGTCCATGCTCGTATATTTTCATGTCGTGCTCATGTTGATTTCGTGTCGTGCCAAAAAGCCCGACTCATATTTACAATTTATCATAATTTTCTCTTTACAAATTAACTAAGTTGATTTTGACCATCAATATGTATAATTTATTAGCGATAGATAATAATGATTGCTAGCTAGCTAGGGTAGTTCGTAATTCGTATCAATTCTTTTCTAATTCTTCAGtttctttttttaataaatgtATCAAACTTTATTAATCGGATAAATCATCTATTAACATATACATCAAATAAGCAGGGATATCACCCTCTTCATAAACACGATCAACATATAAACATGATTTTATAGCGAGGTAATGAGCAACTTTGTTTGCATACCGTTTAACAAAAACTACTTAAACATTACATAAACTACCCACCAAGACCTTACAATCATTGATAACTAACCCAAAGGAAGACATCATTTCTATACTGGTGCAAATGGCCTAAACAACATTAAGACATTCTATTTCAATGATTATTGCGTGCAAATTTTTTCGCTTGATAGAGCTCAATGCTACCTTAACCCCCAGTGCTCCCGCCTCCACAGGCTTCACCCTTCCCACTTTGGATCCTACTATAGCTTCAATCACCTACCCCTCAAGGTTCCTAGCCACACACCCAAACTCATACTTTCCTTCACTTACAAAAGCAGTGGCATCAACGTTTACCTTGATCATATTTACCAAAGGCTTGTTCCAATGCTCACTTCCATCTCCATTCCGTTGAAATGACATAGACAGCTCCAGACATCTTTCCTGATCAACTTACCATTGATCA contains the following coding sequences:
- the LOC133792800 gene encoding LOB domain-containing protein 15-like, producing the protein MSREGLDEIGKRIRSTTDAVVPNIIDNNNNSDHHHHHHYQMGRRVQSFGPPGTLNTITPCAACKLLRRRCAEECPFSPYFSPQEPQKFAAVHKVFGASNVSKMLMELPESQRADAANSLVYEANLRLRDPVYGCMGLISALQQQIQTLQAELNAVRTEILRYKFREATTNSHNHHIVSSTNTSTSTTTTHQAALANLMSPHHHHNHNNIHQGVVSIASLPSQLAISHSTLSPGPPHRLPPPSPPPPPPSIVVSASSTTSSSTSSLYTSTNTTGYSSISSDNVPYFD